In Struthio camelus isolate bStrCam1 chromosome 13, bStrCam1.hap1, whole genome shotgun sequence, the following are encoded in one genomic region:
- the LOC104152584 gene encoding protocadherin gamma-A12-like, with protein sequence MQKGSFVGDVAKDLGLEPAALRARGARVVSQGRRQYFALHDRTGHLVTAERIDREQVCGRLEDKCLINLEILVEFSMRVFKLQIEITDLNDNAPKFQQDKLQFRISELTAVGTRYSLEEAQDADAGLNALQRYELSGDEHFGLAVQTGPDGEKQPELVLAKALDREEGAFHELVLRAEDGGEPARTGTARIRVVVLDANDNAPVFSQAVYTVRVREDVPVGSRLLTVNATDADEGSNAELSYSLRRTPGGASRVFQVDARTGDVSAAGQLDYEEAALYELEVQAKDGGDLSARAKVLVSVIDVNDNTPEIMVTSVVSSVPEDSPPGTVIALLKVKDEDSEANGEVRLSLPGTLPFRLEKSFEDYYSVVTARELDREEVSEYNVTVRATDGGSPALWSSAVLPLRVLDVNDNAPVFGEARYSAWLPENNGKGALVLRVRAADADWGQNGRVRYRLCEGQVRGAPLSSYVSVHAETGALYALRSFDYEEVREVGLWVRAEDGGAPALSSNVSVRLFIVDENDNAPQVLYPAAAAAAAAAGAGAGAGAGWSGVELAPRSAEPGTLVAKVVAVDADSGQNAWLSYELAKATEPGLFRVGLHSGEVRTARLPVARDAPRQRLVVVVKDHGQPALSATATLHVVLAESVAELLSELSGAAAPGEPAGSLTRWLVLAVAAVACLFLAFLLALLALRLRRWRRSRLLAAGSGASRAAPASPFVGIDGVRAFLHSYSHELSLTADSRKSQRRCPGASGPNTLPAPPPPDKRAPLLPEEPAGAGAGSDSDSDSDSGDALPGSALKASYLTEELCCSLASLSKHEPLEAEVRKQPLALLLNPRAVPEPYRKCRFQADAGVYMFM encoded by the coding sequence ATGCAGAAGGGCTCTTTCGTGGGCGACGTGGCCAAGgacctggggctggagccggcggcgctgcgcgcccgcggcgcccgcgtTGTTTCCCAAGGTAGGCGGCAGTATTTCGCTCTGCATGACAGGACCGGCCATTTAGTGACGGCGGAAAGGATAGACAGAGAGCAAGTTTGCGGCCGGCTGGAGGACAAGTGCCTGATAAATTTAGAAATCTTGGTAGAATTCTCTATGAGGGTTTTCAAACTACAGATAGAAATCACCGACCTGAATGACAATGCTCCCAAGTTCCAGCAAGATAAACTGCAGTTCCGAATCAGTGAGCTAACGGCTGTGGGAACGCGGTACTCGCTGGAAGAAGCGCAAGACGCGGACGCAGGGCTGAATGCCCTGCAGCGCTACGAGCTGAGCGGCGACGAGCACTTCGGTCTGGCCGTGCAGACGGGACCGGATGGGGAGAAACAGCCCGAGCTGGTGCTGGCGAAGGCGCTGGACCGGGAGGAAGGCGCGTTTCACGAGCTGGTGCTGAGGGCTGAGgacggcggggagccggcgcggacGGGCACGGCGCGGATCCGCGTGGTGGTGCTGGACgcgaacgacaacgcgccggtgttCAGCCAGGCGGTGTACACGGTGCGCGTGCGGGAGGACGTGCCCGTGGGGTCGCGGCTGCTCACCGTGAACGCCACGGATGCGGACGAGGGCAGCAATGCAGAGCTGAGCTACTCGTTGCGCAGGACGCCCGGCGGAGCGTCGCGCGTCTTCCAGGTGGACGCCCGCACCGGGGACGTGTCGGCGGCGGGGCAGCTGGACTACGAGGAAGCGGCTTTGTACGAGCTGGAGGTGCAGGCGAAGGACGGCGGGGACCTCTCGGCCAGGGCGAAAGTCCTGGTGAGCGTCATCGACGTCAACGACAACACGCCTGAAATCATGGTGACGTCCGTCGTGAGCTCGGTGCCCGAGGACAGCCCCCCGGGAACTGTTATCGCTTTGCTAAAAGTGAAGGACGAAGATTCAGAGGCCAATGGGGAGGTGCGGCTGTCGCTCCCAGGCACGCTGCCGTTCCGGCTGGAGAAGTCCTTTGAGGACTACTACAGCGTGGTGACGGCGCGGGAGCTGGACCGGGAGGAGGTGTCGGAGTACAACGTGACGGTGCGGGCGACGGACGGCGGGTCGCCGGCGCTGTGGAgcagcgcggtgctgccgctgcgggtgctggacgtgaacgacaacgcgccggtgttCGGCGAGGCGCGCTACAGCGCCTGGCTGCCCGAGAACAACGGCAAGGGCGCGCTGGTGCTGAGGGTGCGGGCGGCGGACGCGGACTGGGGGCAGAACGGGCGCGTGCGGTACCGGCTGTGCGAGGGGCAGGTGCGGGGCGCGCCGCTCTCGTCCTACGTGTCGGTGCACGCGGAGACGGGCGCGCTGTACGCGCTGCGCTCCTTCGACTACGAGGAGGTGCGCgaggtggggctgtgggtgcgggCGGAGGACGGGGGCGCGCCGGCGCTGAGCAGCAACGTGTCGGTGCGGCTCTTCATCGTGGacgagaacgacaacgcgccgcagGTGCTgtacccggcggcggcggcggcggcggcggcggcgggcgcgggcgcgggcgcgggcgcgggctggTCGGGCGTGGAGCTGGCGCCGCGGTCGGCGGAGCCCGGGACGCTGGTGGCCAAGGTGGTGGCGGTGGACGCGGACTCGGGGCAGAACGCGTGGCTGTCGTACGAGCTGGCCAAGGCGACGGAGCCGGGGCTCTTCCGCGTGGGGCTGCACAGCGGCGAGGTGCGCACGGCGCGGCTGCCGGTGGCGCGCGAcgcgccgcggcagcggctggtggtggtggtgaaggaccacgggcagccggcgctgTCGGCCACGGCCACGCTGCACGTGGTGCTGGCCGAGAGCGTGGCGGAGCTGCTGTCGGAgctgagcggcgcggcggcgccgggcgagccGGCCGGCAGCCTGACGCGCTGGCTGGTGCTGGCCGTGGCGGCCGTGGCGtgcctcttcctcgccttcctgctggcgctgctggcgctgcgcctgcgccgctggcgccgctcgcggctgctggccgcgggcagcggggcctcgcgcgccgccccggcctcgccctTCGTGGGCATCGACggcgtccgcgccttcctccacTCCTACTCGCACGAGCTCTCGCTCACCGCCGACTCGCGCAAGAgccagcgccgctgcccgggcgccaGCGGCCCCAAcaccctgccggccccgccgccgcccgacaaacgcgcgccgctgctgcccgaagagcccgccggcgccggcgccggcagcgACAGCGACAGCGACAGCGACAGCGGAGACGCCCTCCCG